A genomic region of Devosia ginsengisoli contains the following coding sequences:
- a CDS encoding NUDIX hydrolase, with amino-acid sequence MLREFLSHWSPKVETMPGQRQSGALPYSVVEGRVVFLLITSRRTGRWIFPKGDIEPGMTPWESAALEALEEAGVNGQIGTEPVGSYRSSASVDGSSLVDVDLYPLRVETQLDTWKEMDQRLRHWAVLPEARRLLNDSALSRLAVKLQIQLRRESQGAVPPAA; translated from the coding sequence ATGCTGCGCGAATTCCTGAGCCACTGGAGTCCGAAGGTAGAAACCATGCCCGGGCAGCGGCAGTCCGGCGCGCTGCCCTATTCGGTCGTGGAGGGGCGCGTGGTCTTCCTGCTGATCACCTCGCGGCGCACCGGCCGCTGGATTTTCCCCAAGGGCGATATCGAACCGGGCATGACGCCCTGGGAGAGCGCGGCGCTGGAAGCTCTCGAAGAGGCCGGGGTCAACGGGCAGATCGGCACCGAGCCGGTCGGCAGCTATCGCTCGAGCGCCAGCGTCGATGGGTCGAGCCTGGTCGATGTCGATCTCTATCCGCTGCGCGTGGAAACCCAGCTCGACACCTGGAAGGAAATGGACCAGCGCCTGCGCCATTGGGCCGTGCTGCCCGAAGCGCGGCGGCTGCTCAATGACAGCGCCTTGTCGCGCCTGGCGGTGAAGCTGCAAATCCAGTTGCGCCGGGAATCGCAGGGCGCCGTTCCGCCGGCGGCCTAG
- a CDS encoding DUF423 domain-containing protein — translation MSGRHEVMRRLTLALSGLIGAMGVAAAAGASHGDSRNLGAIAAIGLAHGPALLALGLAGRGRLPAIAATLLAMGTIIFAGDLGMREWLGHSLFPGAAPLGGLGMIGGWLAIVLVGLAWNGPDRN, via the coding sequence ATGAGCGGACGACATGAGGTGATGCGGCGCCTGACCCTGGCCCTATCGGGGCTCATCGGCGCAATGGGCGTAGCGGCCGCGGCGGGGGCCTCGCATGGCGATTCGCGGAACCTGGGGGCCATTGCCGCCATCGGCCTGGCGCATGGTCCGGCGCTGCTGGCCCTGGGGCTGGCGGGACGCGGTCGCCTGCCGGCCATTGCCGCGACATTGCTGGCGATGGGCACCATTATTTTTGCCGGCGATCTCGGCATGCGCGAATGGCTGGGGCACAGTCTGTTCCCCGGCGCGGCGCCGCTGGGCGGGCTCGGCATGATCGGCGGCTGGCTCGCCATTGTGCTGGTTGGGCTGGCCTGGAATGGACCCGATCGCAATTAG
- a CDS encoding pyridoxine 5'-phosphate synthase yields MTLLSVNLNAIAQLRNRRDLPWPSVVGLARVVLDAGASGVTVHPRPDERHIRRGDVFDLATLLRSEYPAAEFNIEGYPSEDFFTLIDQVNPQQVTLVPDDPAQATSDHGWDFRGKGNFLTSVVQRLKAPNRRISLFCDPDAGTEGVAAARATGADRIELYTGPYGGCYDDPDRAVRELAALAHTAQAAKAAGLGVNAGHDLTLANLPAFQSAVPHVDEVSIGHGLTADALLVGFAQAVRQYRAVLGS; encoded by the coding sequence ATGACCCTTCTTTCCGTCAATCTCAATGCCATCGCGCAACTCCGCAATCGGCGCGACCTGCCATGGCCGAGTGTGGTCGGTCTGGCGCGGGTGGTGCTCGATGCCGGCGCCAGCGGCGTCACCGTGCATCCGCGGCCCGATGAGCGGCATATAAGGCGCGGTGACGTATTCGATCTCGCCACATTGCTGCGGTCCGAATATCCGGCAGCCGAATTCAATATCGAAGGCTATCCCAGCGAGGACTTTTTCACCCTGATCGATCAGGTGAACCCGCAACAGGTGACGCTGGTGCCTGATGATCCGGCACAGGCGACCTCCGACCATGGCTGGGATTTCCGCGGCAAGGGCAATTTCCTCACTTCGGTGGTGCAGCGCCTCAAGGCGCCGAACCGGCGCATATCGCTGTTCTGCGATCCCGATGCGGGCACGGAGGGTGTCGCGGCGGCACGGGCCACGGGCGCCGACCGGATCGAACTCTATACCGGCCCCTATGGTGGTTGCTACGACGATCCCGACCGCGCCGTGCGCGAACTGGCGGCCCTGGCCCATACGGCACAGGCGGCCAAGGCTGCGGGGCTCGGGGTCAATGCCGGGCATGACCTGACTCTGGCCAATCTGCCGGCATTCCAGTCGGCCGTGCCGCATGTCGATGAAGTGTCCATCGGGCATGGGCTCACGGCCGATGCGCTGCTGGTCGGCTTTGCCCAAGCGGTGCGGCAATATCGCGCCGTCTTGGGAAGCTAG
- a CDS encoding cold-shock protein, producing the protein MDTITGTVKFFNTTKGYGFISPENGEKDVFVHISAVQRSGLQGLYEGDKVTYELETGRDGKVSATNLTLLQ; encoded by the coding sequence ATGGATACCATCACTGGTACCGTCAAATTCTTCAACACCACCAAGGGTTACGGGTTCATCTCGCCCGAGAATGGCGAGAAGGACGTATTCGTCCATATCTCAGCCGTCCAGCGGTCAGGCCTGCAGGGGCTTTATGAGGGCGACAAGGTGACCTATGAGCTCGAAACCGGCCGCGACGGCAAGGTTTCGGCGACCAACCTGACCCTGCTGCAGTAA
- a CDS encoding inorganic phosphate transporter produces MAKSVLDKDLQRVSGLEDATQDLARALAAPGIALVFLLLAAVWASYAVTDGPMSYLVVIAAAIAGYMALNVGANDVANNMGPAVGSKALTMGGALLIAAIFEAAGALLAGGDVVNTVARDLLIGDAIPPGQFVLLMMAALLASALWVNLATYIGAPVSTTHAVVGGVVGAGVAASGVGSVAWPVIGTIAASWVISPVLGGLFAALLLLLIKHTITDRIDKVSAARIWVPIIVAGMTGIFAMYIATKGLSRIWAPDLPVVLALGIVCAALGWIGAMPLVRFQSIGMENRKKHVSTLFRLPLVVAAALLSFAHGANDVANAIGPFAAIVTTLQSGQMESSGLALPFWVLAIGAIGISLGLALFGPRLIRTVGEQITKLNEIRAYCVALSAAVTVLVASALGLPVSSTHIAVGGIFGVGFLREYYSRRDLDFAAVPIHAKHVDPAALNATPEDALSRERKSERRKLVRRQHVTGIAAAWIITVPASAVLAAILFWILDLVIG; encoded by the coding sequence ATGGCCAAGAGCGTCCTCGACAAGGATCTGCAGCGGGTTTCCGGGCTGGAAGACGCCACTCAGGACCTGGCCCGCGCGCTGGCGGCGCCCGGCATTGCGCTGGTCTTCCTGCTGCTCGCGGCGGTCTGGGCCAGCTACGCCGTCACCGACGGCCCCATGAGCTATCTCGTGGTCATCGCCGCGGCCATTGCCGGCTATATGGCGCTCAATGTCGGCGCCAATGACGTCGCCAACAATATGGGTCCGGCGGTCGGCTCCAAGGCCCTCACCATGGGCGGCGCGCTGCTGATCGCCGCCATATTCGAGGCGGCCGGAGCGCTGCTGGCCGGCGGCGACGTGGTCAATACCGTGGCGCGCGACCTGCTGATCGGCGATGCCATTCCGCCCGGTCAGTTCGTATTGCTGATGATGGCGGCCCTGCTGGCCTCGGCACTCTGGGTCAATCTCGCGACCTATATCGGCGCCCCAGTCTCCACCACCCATGCCGTGGTTGGCGGCGTCGTCGGCGCCGGCGTGGCCGCGTCGGGCGTGGGCAGCGTGGCCTGGCCGGTCATCGGCACCATCGCGGCGAGCTGGGTCATTTCACCCGTGCTGGGCGGCCTCTTCGCGGCGCTGTTGCTGCTGCTGATCAAGCACACCATTACCGACCGCATCGACAAGGTGTCCGCCGCGCGCATCTGGGTGCCGATCATCGTGGCCGGCATGACCGGCATCTTTGCCATGTATATCGCGACCAAGGGCCTGAGCCGGATCTGGGCGCCGGACCTGCCCGTCGTTCTGGCGCTGGGCATCGTCTGTGCCGCATTGGGCTGGATCGGCGCCATGCCGCTGGTTCGTTTCCAATCCATCGGCATGGAAAACCGCAAGAAGCATGTATCGACCCTGTTCCGCCTGCCGCTGGTGGTTGCGGCGGCTTTGCTGTCCTTCGCCCATGGCGCCAACGATGTCGCCAATGCCATCGGCCCCTTCGCGGCCATCGTCACCACATTGCAGTCCGGGCAGATGGAATCCTCGGGCCTGGCCCTGCCCTTCTGGGTGCTGGCTATCGGCGCCATCGGCATTTCGCTGGGCCTGGCGCTGTTCGGCCCCCGGCTGATCCGCACCGTGGGCGAGCAGATCACCAAGCTCAACGAAATCCGGGCCTATTGCGTGGCGCTGTCGGCAGCGGTGACGGTGCTCGTGGCCTCGGCTTTGGGCCTGCCGGTCTCATCGACCCATATCGCAGTGGGTGGCATTTTCGGTGTCGGCTTCCTGCGTGAATATTATTCCCGCCGCGATCTCGATTTCGCGGCCGTTCCCATCCATGCCAAGCATGTCGATCCGGCCGCGCTCAATGCCACGCCCGAAGACGCCCTGTCGCGGGAACGCAAGAGCGAGCGACGCAAGCTGGTGCGCCGGCAGCATGTGACGGGTATCGCCGCGGCCTGGATCATCACCGTGCCGGCCTCGGCCGTTCTGGCCGCCATACTGTTCTGGATACTCGATCTGGTGATCGGCTAG
- a CDS encoding potassium transporter Kup: protein MGALGVVYGDIGTSPIYAFRQAMHIRPGAASSDSEILGLLSLIIWALTLTVSLKYVFFVTRADNNGEGGTLSLMALARKTFTNPPVWITVLGVLGAAMFFGDAIITPAISVLSAVEGVQLVAPGMERWVVPITLVIIVGVFFVQKFGTAKVSIVFGPITALWFLVLGFSGLVHIIDYPAVLWALNPLLGLQFLATHFAIAFVVLGAIFLAVTGAEALYVDLGHFGRRPIVLAWFSLVFPCLLLNYFGQGAFVLEAGVENIDSPFFEMQPEWALLPFVGLATLATIIASQAVISGTYSLAQQAIALNMLPRMVVTHTSETQSGQVYMPQINTMLMVGVLVLVLAFGSSSALSNAYGIAVSGVMIVTLSLLVVVMWRNWKWHPAAVIAFGIIFTFIDGGFFAANAAKLFQGGWVPAAVAAMVALVMWSWMAGRQRLSEKTRRDEVPLQFLVDNLAKKKPTLVPGTAVFLTSDIEGAPTALLHSLKHYKVLHEQNVILTVRTSASPRVPDDEKVTIDAYNELFSRVVVTFGYMESPNIPKALALGRKLGWKFDIMSTSFFLSRRSLKPGPKSGSPLRYWQDRLFTRLARNASDATEYFHIPTGRVVEIGTQVVL, encoded by the coding sequence ATGGGCGCACTCGGCGTCGTCTATGGCGATATCGGCACCAGCCCGATCTATGCCTTCCGCCAGGCGATGCATATTCGTCCCGGCGCGGCGTCGAGCGACAGCGAAATCCTGGGCCTGCTCTCGCTCATCATCTGGGCGCTGACGCTGACCGTTTCGCTGAAATACGTGTTCTTCGTCACCCGCGCCGACAATAATGGCGAAGGCGGCACGCTGTCGTTGATGGCGCTGGCGCGCAAGACCTTCACCAATCCGCCGGTCTGGATCACGGTGCTCGGCGTGCTCGGCGCCGCCATGTTCTTCGGCGATGCCATCATCACGCCGGCCATTTCGGTGCTGTCGGCGGTGGAAGGCGTGCAACTGGTCGCCCCCGGCATGGAACGCTGGGTGGTGCCGATCACGCTGGTCATCATTGTCGGCGTGTTCTTCGTGCAGAAATTCGGCACGGCGAAAGTGTCGATCGTGTTCGGGCCGATAACGGCGTTGTGGTTCCTGGTGCTCGGCTTTTCCGGCCTGGTCCATATCATCGACTATCCGGCCGTGCTCTGGGCGCTCAATCCGCTGCTCGGGCTGCAATTCCTGGCGACGCATTTCGCCATCGCCTTCGTGGTGCTCGGCGCCATCTTCCTGGCCGTGACCGGTGCGGAAGCGCTTTATGTCGATCTCGGCCATTTCGGCCGCCGGCCGATCGTGCTGGCCTGGTTCAGCCTGGTCTTTCCCTGCCTGCTGCTCAACTATTTCGGGCAGGGCGCCTTTGTGCTCGAAGCGGGCGTCGAAAATATCGACAGTCCCTTCTTCGAAATGCAGCCGGAATGGGCCTTGCTGCCCTTTGTGGGCCTTGCCACGCTGGCGACGATCATTGCCAGCCAGGCGGTGATTTCGGGCACCTATAGCCTGGCCCAACAGGCCATCGCGCTCAATATGCTGCCGCGCATGGTGGTGACGCATACGTCCGAAACCCAGAGCGGCCAGGTCTACATGCCGCAGATCAACACCATGCTGATGGTCGGGGTTCTGGTGCTGGTGCTGGCCTTCGGCAGTTCCAGCGCGCTGTCCAATGCCTATGGCATTGCCGTGTCCGGCGTGATGATCGTGACGCTGTCCCTGCTTGTGGTGGTGATGTGGCGCAACTGGAAGTGGCACCCCGCCGCGGTCATCGCCTTCGGCATTATCTTCACCTTCATCGATGGCGGATTCTTTGCCGCCAATGCCGCCAAGCTGTTCCAGGGTGGCTGGGTGCCGGCGGCGGTTGCTGCCATGGTGGCGCTGGTCATGTGGAGCTGGATGGCCGGCCGGCAGCGCCTGTCGGAAAAGACCCGCCGCGACGAGGTACCGCTACAATTCCTGGTCGATAACCTCGCCAAGAAAAAGCCGACGCTGGTGCCTGGCACGGCAGTGTTCCTCACCAGCGATATCGAGGGCGCCCCCACGGCACTGCTGCACAGCCTCAAGCACTACAAGGTGCTGCATGAGCAGAACGTGATCCTCACCGTCCGCACCTCGGCCTCGCCGCGCGTGCCCGACGACGAGAAGGTCACCATCGACGCCTATAACGAGCTGTTCAGCCGTGTCGTCGTCACCTTCGGCTATATGGAAAGCCCGAATATTCCCAAGGCCTTGGCCCTGGGCCGCAAGCTGGGCTGGAAGTTCGACATCATGTCGACCTCGTTCTTCCTGTCCCGCCGCTCGCTGAAGCCCGGCCCGAAATCGGGCAGCCCGCTGCGCTACTGGCAGGACCGGCTGTTCACGCGGCTGGCCCGCAATGCCAGCGACGCGACGGAATATTTCCACATCCCCACCGGCCGCGTCGTGGAGATCGGGACGCAGGTGGTATTGTAG
- a CDS encoding NADPH-dependent FMN reductase translates to MSKLKIAVIISSTRPTRFGEIPAKWILEKANERPEIEAEIVDIRDFDLPFFDEMASNAWVPSANANAVKWQNKISEFDGYIFVTAEYNRAITGALKNAIDQAYTNWNKKVFGAVGYGSVGGARAIENLRTIGVELQMVSTRSAVHIAGADFMAVHPGFGGTKTLTDIEPAIGNSAKDMLDQLVWWGQATKAAREDEAVAQAAE, encoded by the coding sequence ATGTCCAAACTCAAGATTGCCGTTATTATTTCGTCCACCCGCCCGACCCGCTTTGGTGAGATTCCGGCGAAGTGGATCCTCGAAAAGGCCAATGAACGTCCCGAGATCGAAGCCGAGATCGTCGATATCCGCGATTTCGACCTGCCGTTCTTCGACGAAATGGCTTCCAATGCCTGGGTCCCGTCGGCCAATGCGAATGCCGTCAAGTGGCAGAACAAGATCAGCGAATTCGACGGCTATATCTTCGTCACCGCTGAATATAACCGCGCCATCACCGGTGCGCTGAAGAACGCGATCGACCAAGCCTATACCAACTGGAACAAGAAGGTATTCGGCGCCGTCGGTTACGGTTCGGTTGGTGGCGCCCGCGCCATCGAAAACCTGCGCACGATCGGTGTCGAGCTGCAGATGGTTTCGACCCGTTCGGCCGTCCACATTGCCGGCGCCGACTTCATGGCCGTGCATCCCGGCTTCGGCGGTACCAAGACCCTGACCGACATCGAGCCCGCGATCGGCAACTCGGCCAAGGACATGCTGGACCAGCTCGTCTGGTGGGGCCAGGCCACCAAGGCCGCCCGTGAAGACGAGGCTGTCGCCCAGGCCGCCGAATAA
- a CDS encoding acetolactate synthase 3 large subunit, whose translation MAEKMTGAEMVIQALADQGVEHIFGYPGGAALPIYDAMFQQDVVQHILVRHEQGATHMAEGYARSTGKPGVVLVTSGPGATNAVTGLTDALMDSIPMVCITAQVPTTLIGTDGFQECDTVGITRSCTKYNYLVKRVEDLPRIMHEAFLIATTGRPGPVVIDIPKDIQFALGDYYKPDLDTLRHQSYRPQMDGDAAAIEAAVDLMLRAERPVFYTGGGVINAGPQASEQLRELAELTGFPVTSTLMGLGAFPASNPQWLGMLGMHGSYEANLAMHDCDVMINIGARFDDRITGRVDAFSPNSRKIHVDIDPSSINKVVHVDLPIIGDCERVLSEMVRVWRSKTNQPRSEAIAPWWKQIQKWRDVGSFNFKNSDTVIKPQYAIQRLYEATKQQSKEVFITTEVGQHQMWAAQHFHFDKPNHWMTSGGLGTMGYGLPAAVGVQVAHPDALVIDIAGEASVQMTMQELSTAVQYRLPIKIFILNNERMGMVRQWQDLLHGSRYAHSYSESLPDFVKLAEAYGGKGIRCDNPTELDAAIAEMLDYDGPVLFDVLVEKDENCLPMIPSGKPHNEIILPDTANIGDIIDEKGRALV comes from the coding sequence ATGGCCGAAAAAATGACCGGCGCGGAAATGGTGATCCAGGCGCTCGCCGACCAGGGAGTCGAACATATCTTCGGCTATCCGGGTGGCGCGGCCCTGCCGATCTATGACGCGATGTTCCAGCAGGATGTGGTCCAGCATATCCTGGTGCGGCACGAGCAGGGCGCGACCCACATGGCCGAAGGCTATGCGCGCTCCACCGGCAAGCCCGGCGTCGTGCTGGTCACCTCCGGTCCCGGCGCCACCAATGCGGTCACCGGCCTCACCGATGCGCTGATGGATTCCATCCCCATGGTCTGCATCACCGCGCAGGTGCCGACGACGCTGATCGGTACCGACGGCTTCCAGGAATGCGACACGGTCGGTATTACCCGCAGCTGCACCAAGTATAATTACCTGGTGAAGCGGGTCGAAGACCTGCCGCGCATCATGCATGAGGCCTTCCTCATCGCCACGACCGGCCGCCCTGGTCCGGTGGTCATCGACATTCCCAAGGATATCCAGTTTGCGCTGGGCGACTATTACAAGCCCGATCTCGATACCCTGCGCCACCAGAGCTACCGCCCGCAGATGGATGGCGATGCGGCTGCCATCGAGGCGGCGGTCGATCTCATGCTCAGGGCCGAGCGGCCGGTCTTCTATACCGGCGGCGGCGTCATCAATGCCGGGCCGCAGGCTTCCGAGCAGTTGCGCGAACTCGCCGAACTCACCGGCTTTCCGGTGACCTCGACGCTGATGGGGCTGGGCGCCTTCCCCGCGTCCAATCCGCAATGGCTGGGCATGCTGGGCATGCATGGTAGCTACGAAGCGAACCTGGCGATGCATGATTGCGACGTGATGATCAATATCGGCGCGCGGTTCGATGACCGTATCACCGGAAGGGTCGATGCCTTTTCGCCCAACAGCCGCAAGATCCATGTCGATATCGACCCCAGCTCGATCAACAAGGTCGTGCATGTCGACCTGCCGATCATCGGCGATTGCGAGCGCGTGCTGTCCGAAATGGTCCGCGTCTGGCGCAGCAAGACCAACCAGCCTCGCAGCGAGGCCATCGCGCCGTGGTGGAAGCAGATCCAGAAATGGCGCGATGTCGGCTCGTTCAATTTCAAGAATTCCGACACGGTCATCAAGCCGCAATATGCCATTCAGCGCCTCTACGAGGCGACGAAGCAGCAGAGCAAGGAAGTGTTCATCACCACCGAGGTCGGCCAGCACCAGATGTGGGCCGCCCAGCATTTCCACTTCGACAAGCCGAACCACTGGATGACTTCGGGTGGCCTGGGCACGATGGGCTATGGCCTGCCGGCCGCGGTCGGCGTGCAGGTTGCCCATCCCGACGCGCTGGTGATCGACATTGCCGGGGAAGCCTCGGTGCAGATGACGATGCAGGAACTCTCGACGGCGGTGCAGTATCGCCTGCCGATCAAGATCTTCATCCTCAACAATGAGCGCATGGGCATGGTTCGCCAGTGGCAGGACCTGCTGCATGGGTCGCGCTATGCGCATTCCTATTCGGAATCTCTGCCCGATTTCGTCAAGCTGGCCGAGGCCTATGGCGGCAAGGGTATCCGGTGCGACAACCCGACTGAACTCGACGCCGCCATTGCCGAAATGCTCGACTATGACGGCCCGGTGCTGTTCGACGTGCTGGTCGAGAAAGACGAGAACTGCCTGCCGATGATTCCGTCGGGCAAGCCGCATAACGAAATCATCCTGCCCGACACCGCCAATATCGGCGACATCATCGACGAGAAGGGACGGGCGCTCGTCTAG
- the ilvN gene encoding acetolactate synthase small subunit, with protein sequence MNAHLQPTGSAYFITKETQDIERHTLSVLVDNEPGILARVVGLFSARGYNIESLTVSETEHGRRLSRITVVVTATPRTLVQIKLQLERLVPVHKVHDLTTEGASLERELALIKVAGSGEHRAETLRLADAFRAQIVDATVESFVFEVTGKPGKIDSFIGLMQPLGLVEVVRTGLAAISRGQQGM encoded by the coding sequence ATGAACGCACATCTGCAGCCGACCGGCTCGGCCTATTTCATCACCAAGGAAACCCAGGACATCGAGCGGCATACGCTCTCGGTGCTGGTCGATAACGAGCCGGGCATCCTGGCCCGCGTCGTGGGCCTGTTCTCGGCCCGCGGCTACAATATCGAAAGCCTCACCGTCAGTGAGACCGAACACGGCCGTCGACTTAGTCGCATCACTGTCGTCGTCACCGCCACGCCGCGTACGCTGGTGCAGATCAAGCTGCAGCTCGAGCGCCTCGTGCCCGTGCACAAGGTGCATGACCTGACCACGGAAGGCGCTTCGCTGGAGCGCGAGCTGGCCCTGATCAAGGTGGCTGGCTCGGGCGAGCATCGCGCCGAGACCCTGCGGCTGGCTGACGCCTTCCGCGCCCAGATCGTCGATGCCACGGTCGAGAGCTTCGTCTTCGAAGTCACCGGCAAGCCGGGCAAGATCGACAGCTTCATCGGGCTGATGCAGCCGCTCGGACTGGTGGAAGTGGTGCGCACCGGCCTCGCGGCCATCTCGCGCGGCCAGCAGGGCATGTGA